AATCTTGCACAGCGACCTTAGGATTCGTAATGAGAAAACATTGCTGCAACTTATCCAAATTACGGGACGCCCACTCATTATGATCCCGAATAATGCAAATGGTTGAATAGATGCCGTATCCGGCATTGATAATCTCATCGGACAACTTTGTACCGTCACTGTCACGGATCACATCGGCACCCCAGCGATCGGCAAGTTCCAGCGTCAGTGCTTCATAACCGGATTCTCCCGGTAGTGTAAAGGAGCCTTTGGTTGTTTTGGACAATGTGGTTCCCTCCCTATCTCAACATATCGGACAGAAAAGCGAGTGCCAGGCCCTGACCCCAGCCCTGAATCCAGTCTTTTGGAATATTGCGATAGCCATCCCGATCCTTCATCACTGCCGTACCGCCAGATACACCAAGCACGCGTCCATCTTCGCTAATGTTGCTCAGGATGCCTTCCAGTGCCTTTTGCACATATTTGGTATGCAGTGGATTGCCATTATTGATCATGGCCGCTGCAATACCCGCAGAAGCCGATACTTCTTCATACGAATCTTCGTCATCCAAAACCGTACGCCACAAGCCATTCTCGGTCTGCACCAGCTTGAGAGCCGCCAACTGATCGCGAAGTGCACACTCTACATCCATACATTGCGGATACAAGTACCAGTCGTTGAGCTGAGGTTTCACTTGAGACATCGTATAGGCTCCCCAAGCGTTTGCTCTTCCCCAGTAAAATCCGGACATGTGGTCCTTGTTGATATTGTTATAACCGTGATACCACAGACTGCTACTCGGATCTTGCAGGTATTTGATATGCCAGTAATACTGGTTCAGCGCATCCTGAATCATGGCTTCGTCTTTTAATTTGCTACCTACGCGGAGCAGGAAAAATGCCGCCATAAACAAGGTATCCGCCCAAGCCTGTTCCGGAAAATCATTGGAAACCGATACCGTATGCTGAAGCACGTTGTCTCCAAAGCGAAGCGCATGGTTCTGGAGATAATCGACCTTGCTGAGGACAATATCCCAATATTTCTGATCTCCGGTTTCTTCATATAAAGTGATGAGCACATGGCCCATGGCACATGTATTTACCGTCCAACTTGGCAGACCCAGCTCGATATATTCATCTGCCCATTTCACCAGCCTGTCCAGAATCTCTTGGTTGCCTGTCGTCTGATAGGCTCTGGATACGCCATAATAAGCGACACCGCCGGGCCAATCCCATGTCAGATCCATATCCAGTGTTTTCTTGGTAACGTTCTCGATTACGTGTAGAATCTGTTCCCTGTCATATTTTACTTGAAGCATTGTTATTCCCCTCTCCCTGCGCACACGCCCCCAAGCGCGCCCTGAGAGGTGTCCGTCCATTTTTGTAAACGCTTTACTTATTCCATTGTACGCAGTAAAATAGTCTCAATCTAAGCATATTCACAACAAAACTGTGCAATTTCAATCATTTATACATAGGAGTCCTCGAAAATGCCCAAACCGAAGAAACCTGTCATTGAATATCGTCACTACAGTCTGCCCATTGATTTCCCTGTCCTGTTACTCAGTGGAGACCGCTGGAGAATATCCGATATCAAGAGTGAGCATCTTCATTTCCATAACCACATGGAGATTGGCATCTGTTATTCCGATGGAGGAATCATGGAGATTAAAGGAGAATCTGTGCCTTTTCGGGCAGGCGATGTCACGTTCATTCCCCGCTATCTTCCGCATACCACATACAGTTCACCTAATAACGCCAGCCTGTGGGCTTATATCTT
The nucleotide sequence above comes from Paenibacillus sp. W2I17. Encoded proteins:
- a CDS encoding glycoside hydrolase family 105 protein, encoding MLQVKYDREQILHVIENVTKKTLDMDLTWDWPGGVAYYGVSRAYQTTGNQEILDRLVKWADEYIELGLPSWTVNTCAMGHVLITLYEETGDQKYWDIVLSKVDYLQNHALRFGDNVLQHTVSVSNDFPEQAWADTLFMAAFFLLRVGSKLKDEAMIQDALNQYYWHIKYLQDPSSSLWYHGYNNINKDHMSGFYWGRANAWGAYTMSQVKPQLNDWYLYPQCMDVECALRDQLAALKLVQTENGLWRTVLDDEDSYEEVSASAGIAAAMINNGNPLHTKYVQKALEGILSNISEDGRVLGVSGGTAVMKDRDGYRNIPKDWIQGWGQGLALAFLSDMLR